A window of the Paralichthys olivaceus isolate ysfri-2021 chromosome 5, ASM2471397v2, whole genome shotgun sequence genome harbors these coding sequences:
- the mrm2 gene encoding rRNA methyltransferase 2, mitochondrial, with protein MWTVCLQTRGFHSSLSLMKKLKGKSAAEQRWLTRQLKDPYVKASHALNFRCRSAFKLLEIDDKFRLLQPGHTVVDCGAAPGAWSQVAVQRVNSAGTDPELPCGTVIGIDLLSIPPLDGAHFLSSHDVTDPATHSKLRELLPSGRAHVILSDMAPNASGIREMDHERLTMMCLSLTDLAEKILQPGGSLLCKYWDGILVQRLQEKLLSVFGSVRTLKPNASRKDSAERYFLARMYRKPVK; from the exons ATGTGGACCGTGTGTCTGCAGACGAGAGGTTTCCACTCGAGTCTGAGTCTGATGAAGAAGCTGAAAGGTAAAAGTGCGGCCGAGCAGCGCTGGCTGACCCGGCAGCTCAAAGACCCGTATGTCAAGGCCTCTCACGCACTGAACTTCCGCTGCAGGAGCGCCTTCAAGCTGCTGGAGATCGACGACAAGTTCCGGCTGCTGCAGCCCGGACACACCGTGGTGGACTGCGGAGCTGCGCCCGGAGCCTGGAGCCAGGTGGCCGTCCAGAGGGTCAACTCAGCCGGGACAG ATCCAGAATTACCTTGTGGTACCGTCATTGGTATTGACCTGCTCAGCATACCTCCTCTGGACGGTGCCCACTTCCTGTCCAGTCACGACGTCACTGACCCAGCCACACACAGCAAGCTGCGGGAGCTCCTCCCCAGTGGCCGAGCTCACGTCATCCTGAGCGACATGGCGCCAAACGCTAGCGGTATCCGAGAGATGGACCACGAGAGACTCACCatgatgtgtttgtctttgacaGACTTGGCTGAGAAGATTTTACAGCCGGGGGGCTCTCTGCTTTGTAAATACTGGGACGGGATCCTCGTTCAGAGACTTCAGGAGAAGCTCTTGAGTGTGTTTGGGAGTGTTCGGACTTTAAAGCCAAACGCCAGCAGAAAGGACTCGGCTGAGAGATATTTCCTTGCTAGGATGTACAGAAAGCCAGTGAAATGA
- the nudt1 gene encoding oxidized purine nucleoside triphosphate hydrolase — MLTPKLLTLVLVVQPGRVLLGMKKRGFGAGKWNGFGGKVQPGESVEEGARRELQEESGLTVDALEKVGNIKFEFVGETQLLDVHVFRADAYNGDPTESDEMRPQWFECDQIPFSEMWADDILWFPLLLQKKKFVGYFKFQGHDLILSHRLEEVDEL, encoded by the exons ATGTTGACCCCCAAGCTGCTGACCCTGGTGCTGGTGGTGCAGCCCGGCCGGGTGCTGCTGGGCATGAAGAAGAGAGGCTTCGGGGCCGGGAAGTGGAACGGCTTCGGGGGCAAAGTTCAGCCTGGAGAGAGCGTCGAAGAGGGCGCGAGGAG GGAACTGCAAGAAGAAAGTGGGCTCACAGTGGACGCTCTCGAGAAGGTCGGAAACATTAAGTTTGAGTTCGTCGGAGAAACGCAGCTACTGGACGTCCACGTTTTCAGGGCGGATGCTTATAACGGAGACCCGACAGAGTCCGATG agATGAGGCCTCAGTGGTTCGAATGTGATCAAATCCCCTTCAGTGAAATGTGGGCCGATGATATCCTGTGGTTCCCTCTGttactgcagaagaagaaatttGTCGGATACTTTAAGTTCCAGGGTCACGACTTGATCCTCAGCCACAGACTGGAAGAGGTGGACGAGCTCTGA